A stretch of the Sulfuritortus calidifontis genome encodes the following:
- a CDS encoding proton-conducting transporter membrane subunit: MSGFGLIALVPLLPLAAAGLIALLHLTGVIRGEAGEPWTARLALWSAALALLILLGLDLAALIGGTPGSVHLGYWLVSGHFEVAASFMVDALALGIGSLAALIVWLTLRFSVNYMHREAGFHRFFIALCLFASGMQLIVLSGNAAFAFVGWELAGVSSYLLIGYAYERTTATGNALRALVTNRIGDAGFVLGIALAFAWLGSLEWPAIAAGSQQLTSLAAALLGFGFVLAALAKSAQVPFAPWLARALEGPTPSSAIFYGALMVHAGVYLLIRLEPLLEKAPALMGLLALLGALSALYGALAGLTQTDVKSSLIFATTTQVGLMVLACGLGWFTWAAWHLALHAAFRAYQFLAAPSYMHLIAGAARPVPEWLAQRQGLYTAALNRFWLEPMADWLLVRPTRALAQDMRVIDEQVVSRMVGLPEQTRAAAVLDQVEQARQGRQEAVRGYGAAGKLLEWLADHLNHFEQRLVLQTGGGRLAWLLQQLGQWLVALEGLLERPRYLLLLIMATLIVIL; encoded by the coding sequence ATGAGCGGCTTCGGCCTGATCGCCCTGGTGCCGCTGCTGCCGCTGGCAGCGGCCGGGCTGATCGCGCTCCTGCACCTGACCGGCGTCATCCGCGGCGAGGCGGGCGAGCCCTGGACCGCGCGCCTGGCCCTGTGGTCGGCCGCGCTCGCCCTGCTCATCCTGCTCGGCCTCGATCTGGCCGCGCTGATCGGCGGCACGCCAGGATCGGTGCACCTCGGCTACTGGCTGGTCAGCGGCCACTTCGAGGTGGCCGCGAGCTTCATGGTCGACGCCCTGGCCCTGGGCATCGGCAGCCTGGCGGCACTGATCGTCTGGCTCACCCTGCGCTTCTCGGTCAACTACATGCACCGCGAGGCCGGCTTCCACCGCTTCTTCATCGCGCTGTGCCTGTTCGCCAGCGGCATGCAGCTCATCGTTTTGAGCGGCAACGCCGCCTTCGCCTTCGTCGGCTGGGAGCTGGCCGGGGTCAGCTCCTATCTGCTGATCGGCTATGCCTACGAGCGCACGACCGCCACCGGCAACGCCCTGCGCGCCCTGGTGACCAACCGCATCGGTGACGCCGGTTTCGTGCTCGGCATCGCCCTGGCCTTCGCCTGGCTGGGCAGCCTGGAGTGGCCCGCGATCGCGGCCGGCTCGCAGCAGTTGACCTCGCTCGCGGCCGCCCTGCTCGGTTTCGGCTTCGTCCTCGCCGCCCTGGCCAAGTCCGCGCAGGTGCCGTTCGCGCCCTGGCTCGCCCGTGCCCTCGAAGGCCCGACGCCATCCTCCGCCATCTTCTACGGCGCGCTCATGGTTCATGCCGGGGTCTATCTGCTGATTCGGCTGGAGCCCCTGCTGGAAAAGGCGCCGGCCCTGATGGGACTGCTCGCGCTGCTGGGCGCGCTGAGCGCGCTCTATGGCGCGCTCGCCGGCCTGACCCAGACCGATGTGAAGTCCTCGCTGATCTTCGCCACCACCACCCAGGTCGGCCTGATGGTGCTCGCCTGCGGCCTGGGCTGGTTTACCTGGGCCGCCTGGCACCTGGCCCTGCACGCGGCCTTCCGGGCTTATCAGTTCCTCGCCGCGCCGTCCTACATGCACCTGATCGCCGGCGCCGCCCGGCCGGTGCCGGAGTGGCTGGCCCAAAGACAGGGCCTGTACACCGCCGCGCTCAACCGCTTCTGGCTCGAGCCCATGGCCGACTGGCTGCTGGTGCGGCCGACCCGGGCGCTGGCCCAGGACATGCGGGTGATCGACGAGCAGGTGGTCAGCCGCATGGTTGGCCTGCCCGAGCAGACCAGGGCCGCCGCCGTCCTCGACCAGGTCGAACAGGCCAGGCAGGGTAGGCAGGAAGCGGTGCGCGGCTACGGCGCCGCCGGCAAGCTGCTGGAGTGGCTGGCCGATCACCTCAACCATTTCGAGCAGCGCCTGGTGCTGCAGACCGGCGGTGGCCGCCTGGCCTGGCTGCTGCAGCAGTTGGGCCAGTGGCTGGTCGCGCTCGAGGGCCTGCTCGAGCGGCCGCGCTATCTGCTGTTGCTGATCATGGCGACCTTGATCGTGATTCTTTAG
- a CDS encoding complex I subunit 4 family protein, whose amino-acid sequence MTEIYWWSHPLQFPLLGLIQLLPLLGAWLLLWLRDRPLAVPLGRLFALAELGLIALLYDQIDARSPAFQFAEYGELLGPFDYHAGADGLTVLFLLIAALITLLISLYGLVRGLADPGRLLAVVLAIEGVLASMLVSLNLLWFVLASAIEVGLIGYLLWRWASGAEKYLAMTRYYQFQVTGLLLLLAGTLVLGWSHGYTTGRGFSFDLLDLAANPVVEQLRTLVFFLLFYGMAIRTPLFPMHGWLPVVAQHGNIAIAPSLLLGIKVGVYGLLRFVLPIVPEAAGQWQPVVVAFAVAGVFYAALIAFQQTNLRRMMAFAVISHSSLIAIGIFSLDHAALQGAALLAINFGLATTTMLFMIGFVYRRTHTSDLTALGGLFDRIPFIGIAFLVGGFAIVGMPGTPGFDAAHLVLEGAITRLGALVTVAAALGNVVAAGFLLWAFQRAFLSPPGELPAGRLQALREVEPTSRMEYLVAGVVVAVMLATGFYMTPWLDLVAASMDTLGMRFGH is encoded by the coding sequence ATGACGGAAATCTACTGGTGGAGCCACCCCCTGCAATTCCCGCTGCTGGGCCTGATCCAGCTCTTGCCGCTGCTCGGTGCCTGGCTCCTGCTCTGGCTGCGCGACCGGCCGCTGGCGGTGCCGCTCGGCCGCCTGTTCGCCCTGGCCGAGCTGGGCCTGATCGCCTTGCTCTACGACCAGATCGACGCCCGCTCGCCGGCCTTCCAGTTCGCCGAATACGGCGAGCTGCTCGGGCCCTTCGATTACCACGCCGGTGCCGACGGCCTGACCGTGCTGTTCCTCCTGATTGCCGCCCTGATCACGCTCCTGATCAGCCTCTACGGCCTGGTCCGCGGCCTGGCCGACCCCGGCCGCCTGCTCGCGGTGGTGCTGGCGATCGAGGGCGTGCTCGCCTCCATGCTGGTCAGCCTCAACCTGCTCTGGTTCGTGCTCGCCTCCGCCATCGAGGTCGGCCTGATCGGCTATCTGCTCTGGCGCTGGGCCTCGGGCGCCGAGAAGTACCTGGCGATGACCCGCTATTACCAGTTCCAGGTCACCGGCCTCCTGCTCCTGCTGGCCGGCACGCTCGTGCTGGGCTGGAGCCACGGCTACACCACCGGCCGCGGCTTCAGCTTCGATCTGCTCGACCTGGCCGCCAACCCGGTGGTCGAGCAGCTGCGCACCCTGGTCTTCTTCCTGCTGTTCTACGGCATGGCCATCCGCACGCCGCTGTTTCCCATGCACGGCTGGCTGCCGGTGGTGGCGCAGCACGGCAACATCGCCATCGCGCCCAGCCTGCTGCTCGGCATCAAGGTCGGGGTCTACGGCCTGCTCCGCTTCGTGCTGCCCATCGTGCCCGAGGCCGCCGGGCAGTGGCAGCCGGTGGTGGTGGCCTTCGCCGTGGCTGGCGTCTTCTATGCCGCGCTGATCGCCTTCCAGCAGACCAACCTGCGGCGGATGATGGCCTTCGCCGTGATCAGCCATTCCAGCCTGATCGCCATCGGCATCTTCAGTCTCGATCATGCCGCGCTGCAGGGCGCCGCGCTGCTCGCCATCAACTTCGGCCTCGCCACCACCACCATGCTGTTCATGATCGGCTTCGTCTACCGGCGCACCCATACCAGCGACCTCACCGCCCTGGGCGGTCTGTTCGACCGCATCCCCTTCATCGGCATCGCCTTCCTGGTCGGCGGCTTCGCCATCGTCGGCATGCCGGGCACGCCGGGCTTCGACGCCGCCCACCTGGTGCTGGAGGGCGCCATTACCCGCCTGGGCGCCCTGGTCACCGTGGCCGCCGCGCTCGGCAACGTGGTGGCCGCCGGCTTCCTGCTCTGGGCCTTCCAGCGCGCCTTCCTGTCGCCGCCGGGCGAGCTGCCGGCCGGCAGGCTGCAGGCCCTGCGCGAGGTCGAGCCGACCAGCCGCATGGAATACCTGGTCGCCGGCGTCGTGGTTGCCGTGATGCTGGCCACCGGCTTCTACATGACGCCCTGGCTCGACCTGGTCGCCGCCTCGATGGACACCCTGGGCATGAGGTTTGGACACTGA
- a CDS encoding complex I subunit 4 family protein yields MELSLLSLLLLTFPLGAGLIWLLPRPGHARTVALATTLAGLALSLLVLAAFDPKDAGFQLIERMAWIPTLRVNYLVGVDGISVLFLPFTALLFVGVVVASWTSVRQLPRLYYSLLLLQAAATLGIFCALDVVLFFLFWELSLLPFYFLVSLWGVGPNRRYAATKYTLVMLGGGVPLLFGFLALIFGQAEVTGLAPAFDLPTLLGSHLSHDLQILVFLLLLLGFAVKTPVLPLHTWLPLLAMEGPVAVVALLTGLKLGAYGLIRFAVPLAPQAAQELHWLLAGLGVAGVLYGALLALAQTNLRAMLAYSSVSHVGLVLLGIAAFNLQGLQGAVLQLLNFTVAAGGIFLLAGFLQHRLGSTDVVTLGGAAKTMPWLASFFLLFGLAGMGVPGTNGFPAELLIFVAALQTHTGAGLAALFGMVLSAGYFLIMYRRAFLGPVENPAIASARDLRPRELILATVLAVLVLAIGLFPALVLDLIRPAAGVWLARLG; encoded by the coding sequence ATGGAACTGTCGCTGCTCAGCCTGCTGCTGCTCACCTTCCCCCTCGGCGCCGGCCTGATCTGGCTGCTGCCGCGGCCCGGACATGCTCGCACCGTGGCCCTGGCCACCACCTTGGCCGGGCTCGCCCTCAGCCTCTTGGTGCTTGCCGCTTTCGATCCGAAGGACGCCGGCTTCCAGCTGATCGAGCGCATGGCCTGGATTCCCACCCTGCGGGTGAACTATCTGGTCGGCGTCGACGGCATCTCGGTGCTGTTCCTGCCCTTCACCGCGCTGCTCTTCGTCGGCGTGGTGGTGGCCTCCTGGACCAGCGTGCGCCAGTTGCCCCGGCTCTATTACAGCCTGCTGCTCTTGCAGGCCGCGGCCACCCTGGGCATCTTCTGCGCGCTCGACGTGGTGCTGTTCTTCCTGTTCTGGGAGCTGTCGCTGCTGCCGTTCTACTTCCTGGTCAGCCTCTGGGGCGTCGGCCCCAACCGCCGCTACGCCGCGACCAAGTACACCCTGGTGATGTTGGGCGGCGGCGTGCCGCTCCTGTTCGGCTTCCTCGCCCTGATCTTCGGCCAGGCCGAGGTCACCGGCCTGGCGCCCGCCTTCGACCTGCCCACTTTGCTGGGCAGTCATCTGTCGCACGATTTGCAGATCCTGGTCTTCCTCCTGCTGCTGCTCGGCTTCGCGGTGAAGACGCCGGTGCTGCCGCTGCACACCTGGCTGCCACTGCTCGCGATGGAGGGCCCGGTGGCGGTGGTGGCCCTGCTCACCGGTCTGAAGCTGGGCGCCTATGGTCTGATCCGCTTCGCCGTGCCGCTGGCGCCGCAGGCCGCGCAGGAATTGCATTGGCTGCTGGCTGGTCTCGGTGTCGCCGGCGTGCTCTACGGCGCGCTCTTGGCCCTGGCCCAGACCAATCTGCGCGCCATGCTCGCCTATTCCAGCGTGTCCCACGTCGGCCTGGTCCTGCTCGGCATCGCCGCCTTCAACCTGCAGGGCCTGCAGGGCGCGGTGCTGCAACTGCTCAACTTCACCGTCGCCGCCGGCGGCATCTTCCTCTTGGCCGGCTTCCTCCAGCATCGCCTGGGCTCGACCGATGTGGTCACCCTGGGTGGCGCCGCCAAAACCATGCCCTGGCTGGCCAGCTTCTTCCTGCTGTTCGGCCTGGCCGGCATGGGCGTGCCCGGCACCAACGGCTTCCCGGCCGAGCTTTTGATCTTCGTCGCCGCCCTGCAGACCCACACCGGCGCGGGGCTGGCCGCCCTGTTCGGCATGGTGCTCAGCGCCGGCTATTTTCTGATCATGTACCGCCGCGCCTTCCTCGGGCCGGTGGAAAACCCCGCCATCGCCTCGGCGCGCGACCTGCGGCCGCGCGAGCTGATCCTGGCCACCGTGCTCGCCGTGCTGGTGCTTGCCATCGGCTTATTCCCGGCCCTGGTGCTCGACCTCATCCGCCCCGCCGCCGGCGTCTGGCTCGCCCGTTTGGGTTAA